From Xiphophorus hellerii strain 12219 chromosome 20, Xiphophorus_hellerii-4.1, whole genome shotgun sequence, the proteins below share one genomic window:
- the LOC116711105 gene encoding uncharacterized protein LOC116711105 isoform X2 has product MALQLLIFIPLYLTHETKAEALPQPNLTVDRLVMTETDSVTLNCSAPPHVSVSRCDFYIENNKKFSDSCVKTLTGSEMLKMSSRRSPADVKVKCFYVKNNDALDATSSDSESTTITINNLLPATLTVNPLVITESNSVTLNCQPPSSVPVSDCYFYIGREKIPQRFSCLKTMTAADLLSLTKQSSPANIDVTCYYLKSHPSPKSNLLSIIIQLPPPELTVNPQQITETDSVTVNCGTPSSVSVENCFLYFINSKMSKSISCEQTLTGSELLTHRTSPAEVELKCYYMVKRGGMHQSPYSNTSTVSVHKVQETDSTTSQRVTTVSVTAGQTFRTTIETESPFSPPPSSVNPTLFATSDPSGRTTVNTVSPLSTSPSEATVVENKDWTFTAFPATTAADQKLSVKTKWMFVAVPGSGVVVGVVLLVGLLCSRWRSDKNTYRRSRVRNNDNFIGMRNVTNGGLLPVGNEDGYHTVTFVNADDSATESVAINTQNSQNENHDVYHVYATIPDEPEEATVEKQLYYTLQAH; this is encoded by the exons ATGGCTTTACAGCTGCTGATCTTCATCCCCCTCT ATTTGACTCATGAAACAAAAGCTGAAG CTCTTCCTCAACCGAACCTAACTGTGGATCGACTTGTGATGACAGAAACTGATTCAGTCACATTAAACTGTTCGGCTCCACCACATGTTTCTGTGTCTCGGTGTGATTTCTACATTGAAAACAATAAGAAGTTTTCAGACTCCTGTGTGAAAACACTGACAGGATCTGAGATGCTGAAGATGTCAAGCAGAAGATCACCAGCTGATGtcaaagttaaatgtttctACGTTAAAAACAATGATGCTCTCGATGCCACATCATCAGACAGTGAATCAACAACCATCACCATAAACA aTCTTCTTCCAGCCACACTGACAGTGAATCCTCTGGTGATCACAGAGTCAAACTCAGTCACTTTAAACTGTCAGCCTCCATCTTCTGTTCCTGTGTCTGATTGTTATTTCTACATTGGGAGAGAAAAAATACCACAAAGATTTTCTTGTCTGAAGACGATGACAGCAGCTGATCTCCTGTCTTTAACCAAACAAAGTTCACCAGCTAACATTGATGTAACATGTTATTACCTGAAATCACATCCATCTCCAAAGAGTAACCTGCTCTCCATCATCATACAGC ttcCTCCACCTGAACTGACTGTGAATCCACAGCAGATCACAGAGACAGACTCAGTCACAGTGAACTGTGGGACTCCTTCATCTGTTTCTGTGGAgaattgttttttatatttcataaactCAAAGATGTCCAAAAGCATTTCCTGTGAGCAAACACTGACAGGAAGTGAGCTCCTGACACATCGAACTTCACCTGCTGAGGTTGAACTAAAATGTTATTACATGGTGAAGCGTGGAGGAATGCATCAGTCTCCATATAGTAACACGTCTACAGTCTCCGTCCACA AAGTTCAGGAAACAGATTCAACCACATCTCAGAGAGTAACGACTGTCAGTGTGACTGCTG GTCAAACATTTAGGACAACAATAGAAACAGAAAGTCCATTTTCTCCTCCCCCATCATCAGTGAATCCTACATTATTTGCTACATCAG aTCCAAGTGGAAGGACCACAGTCAACACAGTTTCTCCTTTGTCAACGTCACCATCAGAGGCAACAG TTGTTGAGAATAAGGACTGGACCTTCACAGCTTTCCCTGCAACCACTG CAGCAGATCAGAAACTTTCTGTCAAAACTAAATGGATGTTTGTAGCTGTACCTGGTTCTGGAGTAGTTGTGGGAGTAGTTTTACTTGTGGGACTTCTCTGTTCCAGATGGAGAAGTG ATAAAAACACTTACCGGAG ATCACGAGTCAGAAATAATG ATAACTTTATAGGAATGAGGAATGTTACTAATGGAGGACTG TTACCTGTTGGGAATGAAGATGGCTACCACACAGTCACGTTCGTTAATGCAGACGACTCTGCAACCG AATCCGTTGCGATAAACACACAGAActctcaaaatgaaaat CATGATGTTTACCACGTTTACGCCACCATCCCTGACGAACCAGAAGAAGCTACCGTAGAGAAGCAGCTGTACTACACCCTACAAGCTCACTGA